The Musa acuminata AAA Group cultivar baxijiao chromosome BXJ1-3, Cavendish_Baxijiao_AAA, whole genome shotgun sequence genome window below encodes:
- the LOC135626255 gene encoding UDP-glucuronic acid decarboxylase 1-like isoform X2, producing the protein MKQLHKQTSHQIPTHAAKPAKPPSRSAASASAPTSFLRAAAWYLLREQRLVFVIAGAVIASTFFLLHPYHSSFPLLHTSDRFLHEGFLPGVRHPSFSSPSSSGGSVAVGGGGRRVPVGLKKPAKRIVVTGGAGFVGSHLVDKLLARGDNVIVIDNFFTGRKENVVHHFGNPSFELIRHDVVEPILLEVDEIYHLACPASPVHYKYNPIKTIISNVMGTLNMLGLAKRIGARFLLTSTSEVYGDPLEHPQKETYWGHVNPIGVRSCYDEGKRTAETLTMDYHRGAEVEVRIARIFNTYGPRMCLDDGRVVSNFVAQALRKEPMTVYGDGKQTRSFQFVSDLVDGLIALMQSEHIGPFNLGNPGEFTMLELAEIVKEVVDPSATIEFKPNTADDPHMRKPDISKAKELLNWEPKIKLRQGLPLMVTDFQKRILSDGK; encoded by the exons ATGAAGCAGCTCCACAAGCAGACCAGCCACCAGATCCCCACCCACGCCGCCAAGCCTGCCAAGCCCCCCTCCCGGTCTGCCGCCTCCGCTTCCGCCCCCACGTCCTTCCTCCGCGCCGCAGCCTGGTACCTCCTCCGCGAGCAGCGCCTCGTATTCGTCATCGCCGGCGCCGTCATCGCTTCCACCTTCTTCCTGCTTCATCCCTACCACTCCTCCTTTCCCCTTCTCCACACCTCCGATCgcttcttgcacgaagggttcctCCCCGGCGTACGCCACCCCTctttctcctccccctcctcctccggcGGGAGCGTCGCCGTAGGTGGCGGTGGGCGGAGGGTGCCTGTGGGGCTGAAGAAGCCGGCGAAGCGGATCGTTGTGACCGGAGGCGCCGGATTCGTCGGGAGCCATCTGGTGGACAAGCTGCTTGCCAGGGGGGATAACGTGATCGTGATCGATAACTTCTTCACCGGGAGGAAGGAAAACGTGGTGCATCACTTTGGAAACCCCAGCTTCGAGCTGATCCGCCACGATGTCGTCGAGCCGATCTTGTTGGAGGTGGATGAGATCTACCATCTCGCTTGCCCGGCGTCGCCAGTGCACTACAAGTATAACCCAATCAAGACCATTATATC AAATGTGATGGGAACACTAAACATGTTGGGTTTAGCAAAGAGAATTGGAGCTCGATTCCTATTGACAAGTACCAGTGAGGTGTATGGTGACCCACTTGAGCACCCACAGAAGGAGACCTATTGGGGCCATGTCAATCCTATAG GTGTTAGGAGTTGTTATGATGAAGGAAAGAGAACAGCAGAAACTTTGACCATGGACTACCATCGTGGTGCAGAAGTTGAG GTCCGTATTGCACGAATATTTAACACATATGGACCTCGCATGTGCCTAGATGATGGCCGGGTTGTCAGCAACTTTGTTGCACAG GCACTTCGTAAGGAACCTATGACGGTTTATGGCGATGGAAAGCAAACTCGAAGTTTTCAATTTGTTTCAGACTTG GTTGATGGGTTAATAGCACTAATGCAGAGTGAGCACATCGGACCTTTCAACTTGGGTAATCCAGGGGAATTCACCATGCTGGAGCTAGCTGAG ATTGTGAAAGAGGTTGTTGATCCTTCTGCAACCATAGAATTCAAGCCCAATACTGCAGATGATCCTCACATGAGAAAACCTGATATATCCAAGGCAAAAGAACTGCTGAACTGGGAGCCGAAGATTAAATTGCGACAAGGGCTACCCCTAATGGTGACCGACTTCCAAAAGCGTATCCTAAGTGACGGAAAATGA
- the LOC135638707 gene encoding protein REVEILLE 8-like, protein MAVHRILSLRLLSYLCFPLLLGFRFYRCFTYPTESANRSTPSSSRPAAGVDRTTKKLRKPYTITKSRDKWTAEEHERFLDALLLFGRDWKKIEEFVGTKTTIQIRSHAQKYFLKVQKIGLAAHVPPPHPKRKMAHPTQQITPNNEIVSVDCLYASSRILPACSVWDNTSNDINYTSSEATSLPACYTIRPDIEGDSGIFGKTSIYSQNIDWSGNLSGSLLTHRATKQRNPHPVEFTHH, encoded by the exons ATGGCGGTCCACCGGATTCTTAGCCTCCGGCTTCTTTCCTACCTCTGCTTCCCTCTCCTACTCGGCTTCCGGTTCTACCGATGCTTTACGTACCCGACGGAGAGCGCGAACCGCTCGACCCCGTCGTCGTCCCGCCCCGCGGCGGGCGTAGACCGGACCACCAAGAAACTGCGGAAGCCCTACACCATCACCAAGTCGAGGGACAAGTggacggccgaggagcacgagagGTTTCTCGATGCCCTCCTGCT GTTTGGTCGTGATTGGAAGAAAATTGAAGAATTTGTGGGTACCAAGACAACTATTCAG ATTCGTAGTCATGCTCAGAAGTACTTTCTAAAGGTACAGAAGATTGGGTTAGCTGCTCATGTGCCACCTCCTCATCCTAAACGCAAAATGGCTCATCCAACCCAGCAAATCACCCCCAACAATG AGATAGTATCTGTGGATTGCCTTTATGCATCTTCTCGAATTCTTCCTGCATGCTCTGTCTGGGATAATACCTCAAATGATATAAATTACACGTCCAGTGAAGCAACATCTCTACCTGCTTGCTATACCATCCGTCCTGATATTGAAG GTGACAGTGGAATATTTGGCAAAACAAGCATATATAGTCAAAACATTGATTGGAGTGGCAATTTAAGTGGATCTTTGTTAACTCATCGGGCAACAAAACAAAGAAACCCGCATCCAG TTGAATTTACACACCACTAG
- the LOC135626255 gene encoding UDP-glucuronic acid decarboxylase 1-like isoform X1, translated as MKQLHKQTSHQIPTHAAKPAKPPSRSAASASAPTSFLRAAAWYLLREQRLVFVIAGAVIASTFFLLHPYHSSFPLLHTSDRFLHEGFLPGVRHPSFSSPSSSGGSVAVGGGGRRVPVGLKKPAKRIVVTGGAGFVGSHLVDKLLARGDNVIVIDNFFTGRKENVVHHFGNPSFELIRHDVVEPILLEVDEIYHLACPASPVHYKYNPIKTIKTNVMGTLNMLGLAKRIGARFLLTSTSEVYGDPLEHPQKETYWGHVNPIGVRSCYDEGKRTAETLTMDYHRGAEVEVRIARIFNTYGPRMCLDDGRVVSNFVAQALRKEPMTVYGDGKQTRSFQFVSDLVDGLIALMQSEHIGPFNLGNPGEFTMLELAEIVKEVVDPSATIEFKPNTADDPHMRKPDISKAKELLNWEPKIKLRQGLPLMVTDFQKRILSDGK; from the exons ATGAAGCAGCTCCACAAGCAGACCAGCCACCAGATCCCCACCCACGCCGCCAAGCCTGCCAAGCCCCCCTCCCGGTCTGCCGCCTCCGCTTCCGCCCCCACGTCCTTCCTCCGCGCCGCAGCCTGGTACCTCCTCCGCGAGCAGCGCCTCGTATTCGTCATCGCCGGCGCCGTCATCGCTTCCACCTTCTTCCTGCTTCATCCCTACCACTCCTCCTTTCCCCTTCTCCACACCTCCGATCgcttcttgcacgaagggttcctCCCCGGCGTACGCCACCCCTctttctcctccccctcctcctccggcGGGAGCGTCGCCGTAGGTGGCGGTGGGCGGAGGGTGCCTGTGGGGCTGAAGAAGCCGGCGAAGCGGATCGTTGTGACCGGAGGCGCCGGATTCGTCGGGAGCCATCTGGTGGACAAGCTGCTTGCCAGGGGGGATAACGTGATCGTGATCGATAACTTCTTCACCGGGAGGAAGGAAAACGTGGTGCATCACTTTGGAAACCCCAGCTTCGAGCTGATCCGCCACGATGTCGTCGAGCCGATCTTGTTGGAGGTGGATGAGATCTACCATCTCGCTTGCCCGGCGTCGCCAGTGCACTACAAGTATAACCCAATCAAGACCATTA AGACAAATGTGATGGGAACACTAAACATGTTGGGTTTAGCAAAGAGAATTGGAGCTCGATTCCTATTGACAAGTACCAGTGAGGTGTATGGTGACCCACTTGAGCACCCACAGAAGGAGACCTATTGGGGCCATGTCAATCCTATAG GTGTTAGGAGTTGTTATGATGAAGGAAAGAGAACAGCAGAAACTTTGACCATGGACTACCATCGTGGTGCAGAAGTTGAG GTCCGTATTGCACGAATATTTAACACATATGGACCTCGCATGTGCCTAGATGATGGCCGGGTTGTCAGCAACTTTGTTGCACAG GCACTTCGTAAGGAACCTATGACGGTTTATGGCGATGGAAAGCAAACTCGAAGTTTTCAATTTGTTTCAGACTTG GTTGATGGGTTAATAGCACTAATGCAGAGTGAGCACATCGGACCTTTCAACTTGGGTAATCCAGGGGAATTCACCATGCTGGAGCTAGCTGAG ATTGTGAAAGAGGTTGTTGATCCTTCTGCAACCATAGAATTCAAGCCCAATACTGCAGATGATCCTCACATGAGAAAACCTGATATATCCAAGGCAAAAGAACTGCTGAACTGGGAGCCGAAGATTAAATTGCGACAAGGGCTACCCCTAATGGTGACCGACTTCCAAAAGCGTATCCTAAGTGACGGAAAATGA
- the LOC135586499 gene encoding uncharacterized protein LOC135586499 yields MGIIRSSFSFLLGVGCGVYIAQNYEVPNIKKLVSTWMLKTKDIEETYRKPKKDED; encoded by the coding sequence ATGGGAATAATTAGGAGCAGTTTCTCGTTTTTGCTAGGAGTCGGCTGTGGTGTTTACATTGCTCAGAACTACGAGGTTCCGAACATAAAGAAGCTTGTGAGTACATGGATGTTGAAGACGAAGGACATCGAAGAGACTTATCGAAAGCCCAAGAAAGATGAAGACTAG
- the LOC103978589 gene encoding calcium-transporting ATPase 1, endoplasmic reticulum-type: MGKGGQDERKKGGLDPPTTSFPAWARTVQECEAEFKVSAEYGLRSDEVLKRREIYGLNELEKHSGPSIWQLVLEQFNDTLVRILLVAAVVSFVLAWYDGDEGGEMGITAFVEPLVIFLILIVNAIVGVWQENNAEKALEALKEIQSEHAAVRRDGNLIPNLPAKDLLPGDIVELKVGDKVPADMRVLYLISSTVRVEQASLTGENAAVNKTNHHVEHEDIDIQGKECMVFAGTTVVNGSCVCLVTQTGMNTEIGKIHSQIHEASQSEDDTPLKKKLNEFGEVLTAIIGVICALVWLINVKYFFTWEYVNGWPSNFKFSFEKCTYYFEIAVALAVAAIPEGLPAVITTCLALGTRKMAQKNALVRKLPSVETLGCTTVICSDKTGTLTTNQMSVVRLVAMGRWTDTLRSYKVDGTTYDPHDGKIYDWPASSMDGNLQMIAKIAAVCNDASITQSGHHFVTSGMPTEAALKVLVEKMGLPGGYDPSSLDSAEILRCCKWWNGIAQRVATLEFNRTRKSMGVIVKSKSGTNSLLVKGAVENLLERSTHIQLLDGSVVLLDDSSKNLIMNALREMSTNALRCLGFAYKDDLAEFSAYDGGDHPAHKLLLDPSNYASIETGLIFVGLVGLRDPPRKEVYRAIEDCRAAGIRVMVITGDNKETAEAICRDIGVFSPDEDIHLKSLTGKEFMSSNDKKAILRQNGALLFSRAEPGHKQEIVRLLKEDGEVVAMTGDGVNDAPALKMADIGIAMGIAGTEVAKEASDMVLADDNFSTIVAAVGEGRSIYNNMKAFIRYMISSNIGEVASIFLTAALGIPEGLIPVQLLWVNLVTDGPPATALGFNPPDKDIMKKPPRRSDDSLITAWILFRYMVIGLYVGIATVGIFIIWYTHGSFMGIDLSGDGHTLVTYAQLSNWGECSSWDGFKVAPFTAGSRRFTFDTNPCDYFQTGKVKAMTLSLSVLVAIEMFNSLNALSEDGSLLSMPPWVNPWLLLAMSVSFGLHFLILYVPFLAQVFGIVPLSFNEWLLVLAVALPVILIDEVLKFVGRCTSSSGARRRSASAKHKDE, translated from the exons ATGGGGAAAGGAGGGCAGGATGAGCGGAAGAAGGGTGGATTGGATCCCCCGACCACGAGTTTTCCGGCCTGGGCAAGGACCGTCCAGGAGTGCGAGGCTGAGTTCAAGGTTTCGGCCGAGTACGGGCTCCGATCCGATGAGGTGCTGAAGCGACGGGAGATTTATGGGTTGAACGAACTAGAGAAGCACTCTGGGCCGTCGATCTGGCAGTTGGTTCTCGAGCAGTTCAACGACACGCTGGTCCGGATCCTCCTTGTGGCTGCCGTCGTCTCCTTTGTGCTCGCTTGGTACGATGGGGATGAAGGTGGCGAGATGGGGATCACTGCCTTTGTTGAGCCGTTGGTGATCTTCCTTATTCTGATAGTGAATGCGATCGTTGGCGTTTGGCAAGAGAACAATGCCGAGAAGGCACTTGAGGCCCTGAAAGAAATCCAGTCTGAGCATGCTGCCGTTAGAAGGGATGGGAATTTGATTCCGAATCTGCCTGCTAAGGATCTTTTGCCGGGTGACATTGTGGAGCTCAAGGTTGGAGATAAGGTCCCGGCAGACATGAGGGTTTTATACCTGATTAGCTCCACTGTGAGAGTAGAGCAAGCATCTCTTACCGGAGAGAATGCTGCTGTGAATAAAACCAACCACCATGTTGAGCATGAAGACATAGATATCCAAGGGAAGGAATGCATGGTTTTTGCCGGTACCACTGTTGTGAATGGCAGCTGTGTCTGCTTGGTCACACAGACGGGCATGAACACTGAAATTGGTAAGATTCATTCGCAGATCCATGAAGCTTCACAGAGCGAGGATGATACACCATTGAAAAAGAAGCTGAATGAATTTGGAGAGGTCCTTACGGCTATAATTGGAGTAATTTGTGCTTTGGTTTGGCTTATCAATGTGAAGTACTTCTTTACCTGGGAGTATGTCAATGGCTGGCCAAGCAATTTCAagttctcttttgaaaagtgcacTTATTACTTTGAGATTGCTGTGGCCTTGGCTGTTGCAGCAATCCCAGAAGGGCTGCCTGCGGTGATCACTACTTGCTTGGCACTGGGTACACGGAAGATGGCACAAAAGAATGCCCTGGTCAGGAAGCTTCCAAGTGTTGAGACTTTGGGTTGCACAACTGTGATATGCTCTGATAAGACTGGGACATTGACCACAAACCAGATGTCTGTTGTAAGGCTTGTTGCAATGGGGCGCTGGACGGATACACTTAGAAGCTACAAAGTGGATGGTACCACATACGATCCTCATGATGGGAAGATCTATGATTGGCCAGCCAGTAGCATGGATGGGAATCTTCAAATGATTGCTAAGATTGCAGCTGTCTGTAACGATGCAAGTATCACTCAGTCAGGACATCATTTTGTTACCAGTGGTATGCCGACAGAGGCAGCTTTGAAG GTTTTGGTTGAGAAAATGGGACTTCCTGGAGGATATGATCCTTCTTCATTGGACTCGGCTGAAATATTAA GGTGCTGTAAATGGTGGAATGGAATTGCCCAGAGGGTTGCAACTCTCGAGTTCAATCGCACTCGAAAATCAATGGGAGTTATTGTGAAATCAAAATCAGGAACCAATTCTTTACTTGTGAAG GGTGCGGTGGAGAATTTGTTGGAAAGAAGTACCCACATTCAGCTGCTTGATGGTTCTGTAGTGTTGTTAGATGACAGTTCAAAAAATCTGATTATGAATGCTCTGCGTGAAATGTCAACAAATGCATTGCGCTGTTTGGGATTTGCCTATAAGGATGATCTAGCCGAATTTTCAGCATATGATGGAGGAGACCATCCAGCTCATAAACTTCTGCTTGATCCATCAAATTACGCATCCATTGAGACTGGTCTCATATTTGTTGGATTAGTAGGGCTGAGG GATCCTCCACGAAAAGAGGTTTACAGAGCAATTGAAGATTGTAGAGCAGCTGGCATTCGTGTAATGGTCATAACAGGAGATAACAAGGAAACAGCAGAAGCAATTTGTCGCGATATAGGCGTATTTTCACCTGATGAAGATATACATTTGAAGAGCCTCACAGGCAAAGAGTTTATGTCATCCAATGATAAGAAGGCAATTCTGAGGCAAAACGGTGCTCTTCTGTTCTCTAGAGCAGAACCAGGGCATAAACAAGAAATTGTGAGATTGTTGAAGGAAGATGGTGAGGTTGTTGCAATGACAGGGGATGGAGTAAATGATGCTCCTGCTCTGAAAATGGCAGATATTGGTATAGCGATGGGCATTGCTGGGACAGAG GTTGCTAAGGAAGCCTCAGATATGGTGTTAGCAGATGACAATTTCAGCACGATAGTGGCAGCTGTTGGTGAAGGAAGATCAATTTACAACAATATGAAAGCGTTTATAAG ATACATGATCTCCTCAAATATTGGTGAAGTTGCTTCCATTTTTCTAACAGCAGCTTTAGGCATTCCTGAGGGGCTGATACCAGTTCAACTTTTGTGGGTCAATCTTGTTACTGATGGCCCTCCTGCAACTGCTCTTGGATTCAACCCACCTGATAAAGATATTATGAAGAAACCACCTCGAAGAAGTGATGATTCACTAATTACTGCATGGATTTTATTTCGTTATATG GTGATCGGGCTATATGTGGGGATTGCCACTGTAGGTATCTTCATCATATGGTACACTCATGGTTCCTTTATGGGCATTGACTTGAGTGGTGATGGCCATACTCTTGTAACCTATGCTCAGCTTTCTAACTGGGGAGAATGCTCCTCATGGGATGGCTTCAAGGTCGCTCCATTCACTGCTGGTTCACGTCGCTTCACCTTTGACACTAATCCCTGCGACTATTTCCAGACTGGTAAGGTGAAGGCAATGACCCTCTCGCTCTCCGTCTTGGTGGCCATTGAAATGTTCAATTCCCTTAATGCATTAtcggaagatgggagcctcctgAGCATGCCTCCCTGGGTTAACCCGTGGCTTCTCTTGGCCATGTCAGTCTCATTTGGATTGCACTTCTTGATACTATATGTCCCTTTCCTGGCCCAAGTGTTTGGAATAGTGCCTCTCAGTTTCAACGAATGGCTCCTGGTGTTGGCGGTTGCTCTTCCGGTGATCCTCATCGATGAGGTTCTCAAGTTTGTCGGGCGCTGCACAAGTTCTTCAGGTGCCAGGAGACGATCTGCATCCGCAAAACACAAGGATGAGTAG
- the LOC135584096 gene encoding ABC transporter B family member 20-like yields the protein MMVSRGLFGWSPPHVQPLTPVSEVSEPPESPSPYMDNGADTVPVEDDGAVDEVEEIEPPPATVPFSRLFACADGVDWALMAVGAVAAAAHGMALVIYLHFFGRAINLLNSQSDNSEMHANGDLLFRKFKDHALYIIYIAVGVFVAGWIEVSCWILTGERQTAVIRSKYVQVLLNQDMSFFDTYGNNGDIVSQVLSDVLLIQSALSEKVGNYIHNMATFFGGLIVGLINCWQIALLTLATGPFIVAAGGISNIFLHRLAENIQDAYAEAASIAEQAISYIRTLYAFTNETLAKYSYATSLQATLRYGILISLVQGLGLGFTYGLAICSCALQLWVGRFLISHGKANGGEIVTALFAVILSGLGLNQAATNFYSFEQGRIAAYRLYEMISRSNSTVNQDGNTLDSVQGNIEFRNVYFSYLSRPEIPILSGFYLTVPARKTVALVGRNGSGKSSIIPLMERFYDPTLGEVLLDGENIKHLKLEWLRSQIGLVTQEPALLSLSIRDNIAYGRSATSDQIEEAAKTAHAHTFISSLEMGYETQVGRAGLALTEEQKIKISIARAVLSNPSILLLDEVTGGLDFEAERAVQEALDILMLGRSTIIIARRLSLIRNADYIAVMEEGQLVEMGTHDELLNLDGLYAELLRCEEAAKLPKRMPIRNYKDPSSFQIEKDSSGSQSLQEPSSPKMSKSPSLQRAHGFHAIRQPDASYNSHESPKSQSPPSELMVENGMSLIPSERAPTIKRQDSFEMMLPELPKIDVHSINRQSSNTSDPESPISPLLTSDPKNERSHSKTFSRPLNQFDHVYTKEEMKDLQRHKPPSFWRLTELSFAEWLYALLGSTGAAIFGSFNPLLAYTIALIVAAYYRIDVRDIHNEVNKWCLIIACMGIITVVANFLQHFYFGIMGEKMTERVRRMMFSAMLRNEVGWFDEEENSADTLSMRLANDATFVRAAFSNRLSIFIQDTSAVVVAILIGMLLEWRVALVALATLPILTVSAVAQKMWLAGFSRGIQEMHRKASLVLEDAVRNIYTVVAFCAGNKIMELYRLQLSRILKQSFIHGMAIGFAFGFSQFLLFACNSLLLWYTAFSVDKGYLTIATALKEYIVFSFATFALVEPFGLAPYILKRQKSLTSVFEIIDRVPSIDPDDNTGLKPPNIYGSIELKNVDFCYPTRPEVMVLSNFSLKVSGGQTVAVVGVSGSGKSTIISLIERFYDPVAGQILLDGRDLKLFNLRWLRGHMGLVQQEPVIFSTTIRENIIYARHNATEAEMKEAARIANAHHFISSLPHGYDTHVGMRGVDLTPGQKQRIAIARVVLKNAPILLLDEASSAIESESSRVVQEALGTLIMGNKTTILIAHRAAMMRHVDNIVVLNGGRIVEHGTHESLVQTNGLYVRLMQPHFSKGLRQHRLV from the exons ATGATGGTCTCGAGGGGGTTGTTCGGGTGGTCGCCGCCCCATGTGCAGCCGCTGACGCCGGTCTCGGAGGTGTCGGAGCCGCCGGAGTCGCCGTCGCCGTACATGGACAACGGAGCTGATACGGTGCCGGTGGAGGACGATGGGGCGGTGGATGAGGTGGAGGAGATCGAGCCGCCGCCGGCCACCGTGCCCTTCTCGAGGCTCTTTGCCTGCGCTGATGGGGTCGATTGGGCACTGATGGCTGTTGGGGCCGTAGCTGCAGCCGCCCACGGGATGGCCCTGGTGATCTACTTGCATTTCTTTGGGAGGGCCATCAACTTGCTCAACTCGCAGAGCGACAACTCCGAGATGCACGCTAATGGGGATCTGCTGTTTAGAAAATTCAAGGAT CATGCCCTATACATTATTTATATAGCTGTTGGAGTATTTGTTGCCGGTTGGATAG AGGTCTCATGCTGGATTCTCACTGGAGAGAGGCAGACTGCAGTCATAAGGTCAAAGTATGTCCAAGTCCTGCTGAACCAGGACATGAGCTTTTTTGATACCTATGGAAACAATGGAGATATAGTTAGTCAAGTGTTGAGTGATGTGCTGCTCATCCAATCTGCTTTAAGTGAAAAA GTTGGGAACTATATTCATAACATGGCAACGTTCTTTGGTGGTCTTATCGTTGGTTTGATCAACTGTTGGCAGATAGCACTTCTAACACTAGCAACTGGTCCTTTCATTGTTGCAGCAGGAGGaatatcaaatatttttcttCATAGACTTGCTGAAAATATTCAGGATGCATATGCTGAAGCAGCAAGCATCGCAGAACAG GCAATCTCATATATTAGGACATTGTATGCCTTTACAAATGAAACTCTTGCAAAGTACTCCTATGCAACCTCACTTCAAGCTACGCTACGCTATGGGATATTGATTAGTCTTGTGCAAGGTCTCGGTCTTGGATTCACATATGGACTTGCTATATGTTCTTGTGCTTTACAACTTTGGGTTGGAAGGTTTCTGATTTCACATGGAAAAGCCAATGGTGGTGAAATTGTGACAGCTTTATTTGCTGTAATTTTAAGTGGCCT TGGACTAAATCAAGCAGCTACGAACTTCTATTCATTTGAGCAAGGGAGAATTGCTGCTTACAGACTTTATGAGATGATAAGCCGTTCAAATTCTACTGTTAATCAGGATGGCAACACCCTAGATTCAGTGCAAGGAAATATTGAGTTCAGGAATGTATATTTCAGTTATCTTTCTCGGCCAGAAATCCCCATACTAAGTGGTTTCTACCTAACTGTACCTGCTAGAAAAACTGTGGCCCTTGTTGGTAGGAATGGTTCCGGGAAAAGCAGTATAATTCCTCTCATGGAGCGTTTCTATGATCCCACGTTAG GGGAAGTTCTATTGGATGGAGAGAATATAAAACATCTAAAGCTGGAATGGTTGAGAAGCCAAATAGGACTAGTCACCCAGGAGCCAGCTTTGTTAAGTTTAAGCATCAGGGATAATATAGCCTACGGACGATCTGCTACATCTGATCAGATTGAAGAAGCTGCTAAAACAGCTCATGCACATACATTCATTAGTTCACTTGAAATGGGATATGAAACACAG GTTGGTAGGGCTGGTTTGGCATTGactgaagaacagaaaataaagatATCAATTGCTCGTGCTGTGCTTTCAAACCCTTCTATTCTTTTACTAGACGAGGTCACCGGTGGACTAGATTTTGAGGCAGAAAGGGCTGTTCAAGAGGCATTGGATATTCTTATGCTGGGAAGGTCCACTATAATAATAGCTAGACGCCTTAGTCTTATCCGCAATGCTGATTATATTGCAGTAATGGAGGAGGGTCAACTTGTGGAAATGGGTACCCATGATGAATTGCTGAATCTTGATGGCTTGTATGCAGAACTTTTGAGATGCGAGGAGGCAGCAAAGCTTCCTAAGAG GATGCCCATCAGGAACTATAAAGATCCCTCAAGTTTTCAAATTGAGAAGGATTCATCAGGAAGTCAAAGTCTACAGGAACCATCTTCTCCTAAAATGTCAAAATCACCTTCTCTTCAGAGAGCACATGGTTTTCATGCAATTAGGCAGCCGGATGCCAGTTATAACTCGCACGAGTCACCAAAGAGTCAAAGCCCACCCTCAGAGCTTATGGTGGAAAATGGAATGTCCTTGATACCATCTGAAAGAGCTCCAACTATCAAAAGACAGGACAGTTTTGAGATGATGTTGCCCGAGCTTCCTAAAATAGATGTCCATTCCATAAACCGACAATCTTCAAATACTTCAGACCCAGAATCTCCTATTTCTCCATTACTCACATCTGATCCTAAAAATGAGCGTTCTCATTCTAAGACTTTCAGCCGTCCCCTTAATCAGTTTGATCATGTGTACACTAAAGAGGAGATGAAGGACCTTCAGCGCCACAAACCTCCATCCTTCTGGAGGCTTACTGAACTCAGTTTTGCTGAGTGGCTTTACGCTCTTCTAGGAAGCACTGGTGCCGCAATTTTTGGATCATTTAATCCTCTCCTTGCTTACACTATTGCACTTATAGTGGCAGCATATTACAGAATAGATGTCCGTGATATCCATAATGAAGTGAACAAGTGGTGCTTGATCATTGCATGTATGGGTATCATCACAGTGGTTGCAAACTTTTTGCAGCACTTCTATTTTGGTATAATGGGGGAGAAAATGACCGAGCGAGTTAGGAGGATGATGTTCTCAG CAATGTTGCGGAATGAAGTTGGATGGTTTGATGAAGAAGAGAATAGTGCTGATACATTGTCCATGCGTTTGGCTAATGATGCAACATTTGTTCGTGCTGCATTCAGCAACCGGCTTTCCATATTCATACAGGACACTTCTGCAGTTGTTGTTGCCATTCTTATAGGTATGCTGCTAGAATGGCGGGTGGCACTAGTTGCACTTGCAACTCTACCCATCCTAACAGTTTCTGCTGTTGCACAG AAAATGTGGCTTGCTGGATTTTCCAGAGGAATTCAAGAGATGCACAGGAAAGCCTCGTTGGTTCTTGAAGATGCAGTTAGAAACATTTATACTGTTGTTGCATTTTGTGCTGGTAACAAGATAATGGAGCTTTACAGATTGCAGCTTAGTAGAATACTAAAACAGAGTTTCATTCATGGAATGGCAATTGGGTTTGCTTTTGGCTTCTCACAGTTCCTTCTTTTTGCCTGcaactctcttcttctttggtataCTGCTTTTTCTGTGGACAAAGGTTATCTTACGATAGCCACAGCACTTAAAGAGTATATCGTTTTCTCTTTTGCAACCTTTGCTCTGGTGGAGCCATTTGGCCTTGCTCCTTATATACTAAAACGGCAGAAGTCACTTACCTCAGTATTTGAGATCATAGACCGTGTACCAAGTATCGATCCAGATGACAACACTGGCCTAAAACCGCCTAATATTTATGGGAGCATTgagcttaaaaatgttgatttctgCTATCCAACCCGACCTGAGGTGATGGTTCTCAGCAATTTCAGTCTTAAAGTGAGTGGGGGACAAACAGTGGCAGTGGTGGGGGTGTCAGGATCTGGTAAAAGCACAATAATATCTTTAATCGAGAGATTTTATGACCCTGTTGCTGGCCAAATTTTGTTGGATGGCCGGGATTTGAAGCTTTTCAATTTGAGATGGTTGCGGGGGCACATGGGTCTGGTTCAACAGGAACCAGTTATATTTTCAACAACCATTAGAGAGAATATCATCTATGCGAGGCATAATGCAACGGAGGCTGAGATGAAAGAAGCTGCAAGGATAGCAAATGCGCACCACTTCATCAGCAGCTTGCCACATGGTTATGACACACACGTGGGCATGAGAGGAGTTGACTTGACGCCAGGACAGAAGCAGCGGATTGCCATTGCTAGGGTAGTACTAAAGAATGCACCTATATTGTTATTGGATGAGGCAAGCTCTGCAATTGAATCCGAGTCGAGTCGAGTGGTGCAGGAGGCACTTGGCACACTGATCATGGGGAACAAGACAACTATTCTTATTGCACATAGGGCAGCGATGATGAGGCATGTGGACAACATTGTCGTTCTGAATGGTGGTAGGATAGTTGAACATGGCACCCATGAGTCGTTGGTGCAGACGAACGGTTTGTATGTGAGGTTGATGCAACCTCATTTCAGCAAAGGCCTACGGCAGCATCGGCTTGTCTAG